One region of Halodesulfovibrio sp. MK-HDV genomic DNA includes:
- a CDS encoding FadR/GntR family transcriptional regulator, with protein MPQHTMKTDTMRSSSRCEDVVATLKREILLQQYVPGDVLPREEMLAQQFGVSRAMIREALGILKTQGYLESKRGKNGGTFVKNILESSAMGALFSDLVLMGKMKVDDLLSARLLIEPEATRLATLRASSMDLQQLTDLNEFVSNEKDRMKRVEHNIEFHILLGQLSGNPFYDISIRSFMTFTRMFTGMMDESLPYVHDDSAHMDILNAIAARNPQLAFEKMYVHVSGMKSAMGSQEKLIRDARLS; from the coding sequence TGCCTCAACATACTATGAAGACAGATACTATGCGCTCGAGCAGCCGTTGTGAGGACGTAGTTGCAACGCTGAAGCGAGAAATCCTGCTACAACAGTATGTTCCGGGTGATGTGCTCCCAAGAGAAGAGATGCTGGCGCAACAGTTCGGCGTAAGCCGTGCCATGATTCGCGAGGCACTGGGTATTCTTAAGACACAAGGATACTTGGAGTCTAAACGTGGAAAGAATGGTGGGACGTTTGTTAAAAACATCTTAGAGTCCAGCGCCATGGGTGCATTGTTCAGTGATCTGGTTCTGATGGGTAAAATGAAGGTAGATGATCTGCTTTCTGCGCGTCTTCTTATTGAGCCTGAAGCCACACGATTGGCGACTTTGCGGGCATCATCCATGGATTTGCAGCAATTGACTGACTTGAATGAGTTCGTGTCGAATGAAAAAGACAGAATGAAGCGCGTTGAGCATAATATTGAATTTCATATTTTGCTCGGACAGCTAAGCGGTAACCCGTTTTATGATATTTCTATCCGCAGTTTTATGACGTTTACTCGAATGTTCACTGGGATGATGGATGAGTCCTTGCCGTATGTGCATGATGACTCGGCGCATATGGATATTTTGAACGCGATTGCAGCACGTAACCCTCAGCTTGCATTTGAGAAAATGTATGTGCACGTTTCCGGTATGAAGTCTGCGATGGGCTCTCAGGAAAAGCTTATACGTGATGCCAGATTAAGCTAG
- a CDS encoding HAMP domain-containing sensor histidine kinase: MEVQAYSKKYDLNPDTPLPEYTNFKTYLGYHNLPQAIQNAIPESDFYSKTMDVFDPFDEDIMQFIYPWQRPDNRWVYFIFTVHFDDATDRIVQDLDNMLSFIGKTGLTVLAIIVVIMLAFLHRISRSIDELREWANSLEAKTLEQQKKSFKYKELNQLADLIYSNTKRIASGVEREQRFLENASHELRTPIAILQNNLELLEYKGLNTDPRFAASFTRMTNSVHNMHHLTTTLLWASRKESEPPLTAEINLEELIEDLIAENNYLLRDKPVTVSKLLSNTTIIASKHVLRIILGNILRNAFQHTFEGEISIHNTSDTFAVFNSRSSEGDVTDAESYGLGIMLIEQLVEKMGWDITFEDSDEFFSVTLQMDGTLPENTEEDSA; the protein is encoded by the coding sequence ATGGAAGTACAAGCATACTCAAAAAAGTATGATCTAAATCCAGACACTCCGTTACCGGAATACACAAATTTTAAGACATACTTGGGGTACCACAACCTTCCACAAGCAATTCAAAATGCGATACCCGAAAGTGACTTCTACTCTAAAACAATGGATGTTTTTGATCCCTTTGACGAAGATATTATGCAATTCATTTATCCGTGGCAGCGACCGGACAATAGATGGGTGTACTTTATTTTTACCGTGCATTTTGATGATGCCACAGATCGAATAGTGCAGGACCTTGATAACATGCTCTCGTTTATCGGAAAAACGGGACTTACGGTACTTGCCATTATCGTCGTAATCATGCTCGCATTTCTACATCGCATATCCCGCTCCATTGATGAATTACGAGAATGGGCAAACAGCTTAGAGGCTAAAACGTTAGAACAGCAGAAGAAGTCATTCAAATACAAAGAATTAAATCAACTTGCTGACCTGATCTACAGCAACACAAAACGTATTGCCTCCGGAGTGGAACGCGAGCAGCGTTTCTTAGAAAACGCAAGCCACGAACTCCGTACTCCGATTGCAATATTGCAAAACAATCTTGAATTACTTGAATACAAAGGGCTAAACACAGATCCACGATTTGCTGCGTCCTTTACCCGCATGACCAACTCAGTACATAACATGCACCACTTAACCACGACCTTACTGTGGGCAAGTAGAAAAGAAAGTGAACCGCCTCTTACTGCTGAGATTAATCTTGAGGAATTAATCGAAGATCTTATTGCCGAGAACAATTACCTGCTCAGAGATAAGCCAGTGACTGTGTCAAAATTACTTTCAAATACAACCATCATAGCCTCAAAACATGTACTGCGTATTATCCTCGGGAATATTCTCCGTAACGCATTCCAGCATACATTTGAGGGTGAAATCAGCATCCACAACACATCAGACACCTTTGCGGTATTCAACAGCAGGTCATCTGAAGGAGATGTTACTGATGCTGAAAGTTACGGCCTTGGCATCATGCTCATTGAACAACTTGTTGAAAAAATGGGCTGGGATATCACCTTTGAAGATTCTGATGAGTTCTTCTCAGTAACGTTACAGATGGATGGAACCTTACCTGAAAATACAGAAGAGGATTCTGCATAG
- a CDS encoding response regulator transcription factor gives MNLHVLLVEDDYDLAASLVEYLELENITCDHAANGLHGLELTQQNQYDVLLLDVMMPKMDGLSLCDTLRKDGVDTPVLMLTARDTLDDKIAGFSVGTDDYLIKPFALKELLIRVRALAKRRSSQSRKYTVANLELDTEALIARRDGKALVLTPTEWKLLLELTRHSPQVVTREQLMRAVWGDDTPESNTLKVHMHKLRQKVDKPFKTPLITTLPRHGFVLRNDDEKNS, from the coding sequence ATGAATCTGCATGTATTACTTGTTGAAGATGATTACGATCTTGCTGCCTCACTTGTGGAGTATCTTGAGCTGGAAAATATTACCTGCGACCATGCTGCAAACGGGCTTCATGGCTTGGAGCTCACGCAGCAGAATCAGTACGACGTACTTCTACTTGATGTCATGATGCCAAAAATGGATGGATTATCTCTGTGCGACACCCTTCGCAAAGACGGTGTGGATACACCGGTGCTTATGTTGACAGCGCGTGACACGCTCGATGACAAGATTGCAGGATTCAGTGTGGGCACAGATGATTATCTGATTAAGCCTTTTGCTCTGAAAGAGCTGCTTATTCGTGTCCGCGCTCTGGCAAAACGCCGGAGCAGTCAGTCTCGAAAGTACACGGTTGCGAATCTGGAACTGGATACCGAAGCTCTGATTGCCCGAAGAGACGGCAAGGCACTTGTGCTTACGCCGACAGAATGGAAATTACTTTTGGAATTGACCCGTCACAGCCCTCAGGTTGTAACACGTGAGCAACTCATGCGAGCCGTGTGGGGTGATGACACACCGGAAAGTAATACGTTGAAAGTACACATGCATAAGCTGCGGCAAAAAGTTGATAAACCATTCAAAACACCACTAATTACAACACTTCCCCGACATGGGTTTGTACTGAGAAATGACGATGAGAAAAACTCCTAG
- a CDS encoding efflux RND transporter permease subunit, with product MNKKPHSGIIAWFVHNPVAANLLVILILIGGCVVGFNRPKQAFPPFPPKLVTISVAYNSSSAESVEKGVTIKIEEALNGINGIKEITSTSTRDNSSVMVEKKADYSLTTLMRDIKSKVDAIDTLPARAERPVISQEEWNEHILYIHLFGDARQKTLQTLADSIRRKLLLKPNIGKVNYVGRRTKEISIEVNEGMLQASGLTLQDVSQRIQNESVIDSGGELKTDLTTITLRADNQAYGEDQFRSIPLRTTANGALITLGDVATVRSGYEEETILNRFQGAPSIGLELVDVGGNDITAASAEAMQVVDSVKKSGLLPQNISIATWHDQSKYINSRVSLLVSNGLMGMLLIIIVLTLFLNLRLALWVSCGIPVSIAGALLLMGGNAFNFSINELTSFGFIVALGILVDDAIVIGENIYTVRGTMDDPVAATIAGASEVATPATFGVLTTVAAFLPLAFIKGEFGQIFGQFALVVIFCLIFSLIESKFILPSHLARTRLTSSGKNSRFSRPLARVQQWVTRSLETFKERFYTPALRRVLKAPGLTLLSFFCILICLFAIMISGRIRTVFFPNITGNIITVTVDMDQEAGKRITLRNADKVESALYTTSVALQKEYGLKKPPIRNVQTDVTSSTGFAVTAQLNQQQKNSVPTETLVARWQKAVGEMEGTDTVNFDASTSTMKNIYIEIIGASPESLAAASKKITDKLGEYAGVYNIRDNLKTGQPQFRLLIKPDARSLGVTLNDLVSQLRGGFQGYEVQRFQQGQDNVKVQVRYPAAERKHFEDLRRARIRTANGSLVPLEVVADIIPGYAPVEINRSNGGRVANIFASTNKSITSPSKVVENLETSLFPKLRKQYPEITIRLSGEAQEEAEATGSLWGAFMITLIMIYTLIAIPLKSYTKPLIIMAAIPFGFIGAIGGHMILGYPISMLSLFGVLALCGVVVNDSLLLVTEYSTQRANGLSLDEALIKASCKRMRSILLTSITTFIGLVPLLLETSEQAQYLIPAAISMAYGILFATAITLLLIPALIRFSHNTHVALTKLWTALSYQPKRAAHE from the coding sequence ATGAATAAGAAACCACATTCAGGAATTATTGCGTGGTTTGTCCACAATCCTGTGGCAGCAAACCTGCTTGTTATCCTCATTCTTATCGGCGGCTGTGTTGTCGGTTTCAATCGTCCCAAGCAGGCATTCCCGCCCTTTCCGCCAAAGCTCGTTACTATCTCTGTAGCCTACAACAGCAGCTCCGCTGAATCCGTGGAAAAAGGAGTCACAATAAAAATTGAGGAAGCCCTCAACGGCATTAACGGGATTAAAGAGATCACCAGTACGTCCACACGTGACAACTCCAGCGTGATGGTTGAAAAAAAGGCTGATTACTCCCTTACTACCCTCATGCGTGACATTAAAAGTAAGGTTGACGCCATCGACACACTTCCAGCCAGAGCAGAACGCCCTGTCATCTCGCAGGAAGAATGGAACGAACACATTCTTTACATCCATCTTTTTGGTGACGCCCGTCAGAAGACCCTGCAAACACTGGCAGATTCCATACGCCGGAAACTGCTGCTGAAACCAAACATCGGCAAGGTAAACTACGTAGGCAGACGCACCAAAGAAATTTCCATTGAAGTTAATGAAGGGATGTTGCAAGCAAGCGGGCTGACATTGCAGGACGTCTCGCAACGCATTCAAAATGAATCTGTTATCGACTCAGGCGGTGAGCTTAAAACAGATCTCACAACCATTACCCTGCGTGCTGACAATCAGGCATACGGGGAAGATCAATTCCGCTCCATCCCCTTACGCACCACTGCTAACGGTGCCTTAATTACGCTTGGGGATGTAGCAACTGTTCGCTCTGGTTATGAAGAGGAAACTATCCTCAATAGATTTCAAGGTGCACCGTCCATAGGCTTAGAGCTTGTAGACGTTGGTGGGAACGACATCACGGCTGCCTCGGCAGAGGCAATGCAGGTTGTGGACTCCGTCAAAAAGTCCGGCTTGCTCCCGCAGAATATTTCCATCGCTACATGGCACGATCAAAGTAAATACATTAACAGCAGAGTTTCTCTGCTTGTTTCCAACGGACTTATGGGCATGTTGCTCATCATTATTGTTTTGACTCTCTTTCTTAACCTGCGACTCGCACTGTGGGTTTCATGCGGCATCCCTGTATCCATCGCGGGAGCATTACTGCTCATGGGGGGAAATGCATTCAACTTTTCAATCAATGAACTGACGTCGTTCGGGTTCATTGTTGCACTCGGGATTCTGGTTGATGATGCCATTGTCATCGGCGAAAATATATATACCGTACGCGGTACAATGGACGATCCTGTTGCTGCAACCATTGCCGGTGCCTCAGAAGTGGCGACTCCCGCAACCTTCGGGGTTCTCACCACAGTGGCAGCGTTTCTTCCGCTTGCATTTATTAAAGGTGAATTTGGACAAATCTTCGGGCAATTTGCCCTCGTAGTCATCTTTTGCCTCATATTTTCACTCATTGAGTCGAAATTTATTTTGCCGTCTCATTTAGCCAGAACACGATTAACCAGCAGCGGGAAAAACTCACGATTTTCACGCCCTCTTGCTCGCGTACAACAATGGGTGACCCGCTCGCTTGAGACCTTTAAGGAACGCTTTTACACTCCTGCATTACGTCGTGTTTTAAAAGCTCCCGGTCTTACACTGTTAAGTTTTTTCTGCATACTCATCTGCCTTTTTGCGATCATGATAAGCGGACGTATACGAACCGTATTTTTCCCTAACATCACCGGCAACATCATCACAGTAACTGTCGACATGGATCAAGAAGCAGGTAAGCGAATTACGTTGCGAAACGCAGACAAAGTTGAGTCTGCCCTCTATACAACATCTGTTGCGCTGCAAAAAGAATACGGCCTAAAAAAACCGCCTATACGCAATGTACAAACGGATGTCACAAGCTCAACAGGGTTTGCAGTCACCGCACAGCTTAATCAGCAACAGAAAAACAGCGTACCGACAGAAACGTTAGTCGCTCGCTGGCAAAAAGCTGTAGGCGAAATGGAAGGGACAGACACCGTAAACTTTGACGCAAGCACTTCTACTATGAAGAATATTTACATTGAAATTATCGGAGCATCGCCGGAATCTCTTGCTGCTGCTTCAAAAAAAATTACAGACAAGCTTGGAGAATATGCAGGCGTCTACAACATCCGTGACAACCTGAAGACTGGACAGCCTCAATTCCGATTGCTCATAAAACCAGACGCCAGAAGCTTGGGAGTAACACTTAACGACTTGGTATCCCAACTGCGGGGAGGATTTCAAGGGTATGAGGTACAGCGTTTCCAACAAGGACAGGATAATGTAAAAGTTCAGGTTCGCTATCCGGCTGCTGAGCGGAAACATTTTGAAGACTTGCGTAGAGCGCGTATACGAACAGCCAATGGTTCGCTGGTTCCACTTGAAGTGGTAGCAGATATTATTCCCGGATACGCTCCCGTTGAAATCAACAGATCAAACGGCGGACGAGTTGCGAATATTTTTGCATCAACCAACAAAAGCATTACCTCTCCGAGTAAAGTTGTTGAAAACTTAGAAACCAGCCTGTTCCCGAAACTCCGAAAACAGTATCCGGAAATTACGATCCGTCTTTCCGGCGAAGCACAGGAAGAGGCAGAAGCGACAGGGTCATTATGGGGTGCATTTATGATTACACTCATCATGATCTACACCCTCATTGCCATCCCGCTGAAGTCGTACACAAAACCGTTAATTATTATGGCAGCAATTCCTTTCGGGTTTATCGGTGCTATTGGCGGCCACATGATACTCGGCTATCCTATAAGCATGCTCTCACTCTTCGGCGTGTTGGCATTATGCGGTGTTGTTGTTAACGACAGCCTGTTACTGGTAACAGAATACTCGACGCAAAGAGCAAATGGTCTATCGCTTGATGAGGCACTCATCAAAGCATCCTGTAAGCGCATGCGTTCTATTTTATTAACATCCATCACAACATTTATCGGGCTTGTTCCATTACTGCTTGAGACCTCGGAACAAGCTCAATATCTTATTCCGGCAGCAATCTCCATGGCGTATGGTATACTCTTCGCGACAGCCATTACGCTTCTTTTGATTCCTGCATTAATCCGTTTTTCACACAATACACACGTTGCACTTACTAAGCTCTGGACAGCATTATCGTACCAGCCCAAAAGAGCCGCACATGAATAG
- a CDS encoding efflux RND transporter periplasmic adaptor subunit: MKNKHFHLILGSIILTITVALCFWLVSTPVEPTLAEEKSIPHPVSVVQINSSAHTASVIAYGQVAPYRKTDIVSAVSGRLVQRSDVFDKGMLVAKGELLATVEDVAYRSAVSLQQKELADANLAFLQEERRALQAKKDWKRMGNSKTPASSLVLHKPQLDAAQARVYAAKASLAKSRNDLKNTRIVAPYDAAVISRKVAIGSFVSEGTVIGTLYGTGQLDVQIPLTEAQFNLLPLQGISHSAVWNEIPVELTSVTTPDQQWKGRLVAVDLQISKATRQRIAIVRISSPLTSKTPLFPGTFIKAEISGISLDNVFAIPESSLTQNGNLWFVDTANTLQKIKADIKFRKQGTIYARLPFAQQSNVSMNVVLKPLGTYLPGTSVAPVTAEVAYE; encoded by the coding sequence ATGAAAAATAAACATTTCCATCTCATTTTAGGTTCGATAATCTTAACGATTACCGTCGCATTATGCTTCTGGCTTGTTTCAACCCCGGTAGAACCAACATTGGCGGAAGAAAAAAGTATTCCGCATCCTGTTTCGGTTGTGCAAATAAACTCATCTGCACATACAGCATCCGTCATCGCATACGGACAGGTGGCACCATACAGGAAAACGGACATTGTTTCCGCGGTGTCCGGTCGTTTGGTTCAACGCAGTGACGTGTTTGATAAAGGTATGCTTGTTGCCAAAGGAGAGCTTCTCGCAACAGTTGAAGACGTTGCATATCGTTCTGCCGTGTCCTTGCAACAAAAAGAGCTAGCCGATGCGAACCTTGCATTTCTACAAGAAGAACGCCGCGCATTGCAGGCAAAAAAAGACTGGAAACGGATGGGAAACAGCAAAACGCCTGCTTCCTCTCTGGTTCTGCACAAGCCGCAACTCGACGCCGCACAGGCTCGGGTCTACGCGGCAAAAGCATCCCTTGCTAAATCACGAAATGATCTCAAAAACACACGCATTGTTGCACCATACGATGCAGCCGTCATCAGTCGAAAAGTTGCCATAGGCTCCTTTGTTTCCGAAGGTACTGTTATTGGAACCCTGTACGGAACAGGTCAACTTGATGTCCAGATTCCACTAACAGAAGCTCAATTCAACCTACTGCCTTTGCAAGGGATATCGCATAGCGCAGTTTGGAATGAAATTCCCGTAGAGCTGACATCCGTCACAACTCCCGACCAACAGTGGAAAGGACGACTCGTTGCCGTGGACTTGCAAATCTCCAAAGCCACACGCCAACGTATCGCCATCGTCCGCATTTCCAGCCCGTTAACAAGCAAAACGCCTCTGTTTCCGGGTACTTTTATCAAAGCGGAAATTTCCGGAATTTCGCTTGATAACGTCTTCGCCATTCCTGAAAGCTCGCTGACCCAGAACGGCAATCTCTGGTTCGTCGACACCGCTAACACTCTGCAAAAGATTAAAGCAGACATCAAATTCCGTAAGCAGGGGACGATCTATGCCCGTCTCCCGTTTGCGCAACAGAGCAATGTATCTATGAATGTTGTGCTAAAGCCACTTGGCACCTATCTCCCAGGAACCTCGGTCGCTCCGGTTACTGCTGAGGTTGCATATGAATAA
- a CDS encoding TolC family protein → MNNSLLHKLTIFILSLSFLTLTGCASRINIPARQDALAKQFPSAWKEPLTEVGTAAHLEELTNNQELKTLVQEALNANPNILATAYRLQASGLLLSVTSSAYMPSVSLGGSGTRSNASGNEADSYSSSMNVRWEIDLWGRLADLYKADKLSVAAKTEDYIAARNALVARVMQAWIDLSSRNLAVEIQHRRIEALKNAEDIVLDRYSMGIGKPEDLATAKANTEAARQVLVANMLDVTKSKRTMEILLGRYPSGLVSGETALPVMAAPIVALPSSVLTNRPDIKAAWFRIQQADTNVSATNKAMLPTFTLSADVGYSSNGFSSIGTGPSVWNLVGSLSQPLFMGGKLKDTAAASSEESKAVWEEYRQVVLNAASEVENALENETSLEKQEQFLKSSLQYARESRINYEQQYREGLTDILNLLTAKNNELNTEAELLAIRTSRTTNRITLAVAVGLSSEHNAPLIQAAKSSTKDTSHEK, encoded by the coding sequence ATGAACAATTCACTTCTCCATAAGCTCACAATTTTCATCCTTAGCCTGTCTTTTCTCACGCTTACAGGTTGCGCTTCACGAATCAACATTCCTGCCAGACAAGACGCGCTCGCAAAACAGTTTCCATCCGCATGGAAAGAACCCCTTACTGAGGTTGGAACGGCTGCGCATCTGGAAGAACTCACCAACAATCAGGAACTCAAAACACTGGTGCAGGAAGCACTCAACGCTAACCCCAATATTCTTGCCACAGCGTACAGACTGCAAGCCTCCGGACTGCTGCTAAGTGTGACGTCCTCTGCTTATATGCCTTCTGTATCACTGGGAGGCTCTGGAACACGAAGCAATGCATCCGGCAACGAAGCAGATTCATACTCTTCATCAATGAATGTGCGCTGGGAAATAGATTTATGGGGACGACTGGCAGATCTGTACAAAGCAGACAAGCTCAGTGTTGCCGCAAAAACAGAAGACTACATTGCCGCACGCAATGCACTCGTCGCTCGTGTCATGCAGGCATGGATAGACCTTTCATCGCGAAATCTTGCAGTAGAAATTCAACACCGCCGCATTGAAGCACTCAAAAATGCTGAAGACATCGTGCTCGACAGATACAGCATGGGCATCGGCAAGCCGGAAGACCTTGCAACCGCAAAGGCCAACACAGAAGCCGCACGGCAGGTGCTCGTAGCGAATATGCTCGATGTGACTAAATCAAAAAGAACCATGGAAATACTTCTCGGTCGGTATCCTTCCGGACTTGTCAGCGGGGAAACTGCTTTGCCAGTTATGGCTGCACCGATTGTTGCTCTTCCGTCGTCCGTGCTCACAAACAGGCCAGACATTAAAGCTGCATGGTTTCGAATACAGCAGGCGGACACAAATGTTTCTGCAACAAACAAAGCCATGCTGCCAACTTTTACGCTTTCCGCCGACGTAGGTTACTCATCCAACGGGTTCAGCTCCATCGGTACTGGCCCGTCCGTCTGGAATCTTGTCGGCTCCCTTAGTCAGCCTCTTTTTATGGGTGGGAAACTCAAAGATACGGCTGCTGCTAGTTCTGAAGAAAGCAAAGCTGTGTGGGAAGAGTATCGACAGGTGGTGCTCAACGCTGCCTCGGAAGTGGAAAATGCACTGGAAAACGAAACCAGCCTCGAAAAACAGGAACAGTTTCTTAAATCTTCACTTCAATACGCACGGGAAAGCCGAATCAATTATGAGCAGCAATATCGGGAAGGGTTAACAGACATACTCAATTTGCTGACGGCAAAAAACAACGAATTAAACACGGAGGCGGAGCTTCTGGCTATCCGAACCTCCCGCACAACAAATCGTATTACCCTTGCCGTAGCTGTGGGATTAAGCAGCGAACATAATGCCCCGCTTATACAGGCGGCGAAAAGCAGTACTAAGGATACAAGCCATGAAAAATAA
- a CDS encoding outer membrane protein produces the protein MDIQGVKRRMVFCYLMMTMLLLLSVGITFAADTTLQYDLDENCEEIEEGIPVEVIAFGGFISEADFNNSGASFSQQNYEIGVTGGFFRMQYQNSQFNWHDTEKLKFGRDKSKDPWKSLNTLSFGMSIPIELSDAWFVMVDLDAYTGYEDRITSDSFGYSGMVMVGYTVNEYFKIYAGAGVNKDPLRWGFAPVAGIQYENDDWLIAIGFPSTVVQYRVAPEWIVRTEYSSTGGIYKLSKNSAAERNGFASIQGSVVGIYADWIPMDGLMISLGPEYHFDRSIRLYDKDGHRVGSKSKPDNAFGAALNISYGF, from the coding sequence ATGGATATTCAGGGTGTAAAAAGAAGAATGGTGTTCTGTTATCTTATGATGACAATGCTGTTGTTACTTTCAGTAGGAATAACTTTCGCTGCAGATACTACACTGCAGTATGATCTTGATGAAAATTGTGAAGAAATAGAAGAAGGGATTCCAGTTGAGGTCATAGCATTCGGGGGATTCATATCTGAAGCCGATTTCAATAACTCTGGTGCATCATTTTCTCAGCAAAACTATGAGATTGGTGTGACAGGCGGTTTTTTCAGAATGCAATATCAGAATTCCCAATTTAATTGGCATGATACTGAAAAACTTAAGTTCGGTAGGGATAAGTCCAAAGATCCATGGAAGAGTTTAAATACCCTTTCTTTTGGCATGAGCATTCCTATTGAGCTTTCCGATGCATGGTTCGTGATGGTCGATCTTGATGCCTACACAGGCTACGAGGACAGGATTACATCAGACTCATTCGGGTATTCCGGCATGGTTATGGTTGGATATACGGTGAATGAGTATTTTAAAATATATGCGGGTGCTGGTGTTAATAAAGACCCTTTACGATGGGGTTTTGCTCCGGTGGCAGGGATTCAGTATGAAAATGACGATTGGCTTATTGCGATTGGCTTTCCGTCAACTGTTGTGCAGTACAGAGTAGCTCCGGAATGGATCGTTAGAACAGAGTATTCCTCGACTGGTGGGATTTACAAATTATCCAAAAATAGTGCAGCTGAACGTAATGGTTTTGCGAGTATTCAAGGGAGTGTTGTCGGCATTTATGCAGATTGGATTCCTATGGATGGACTGATGATTTCATTAGGGCCGGAGTATCATTTTGATCGCAGTATTCGTCTGTACGATAAAGATGGTCATAGAGTAGGCAGTAAAAGCAAGCCTGATAACGCATTCGGCGCTGCGCTTAATATCTCGTATGGTTTTTAG